One Urocitellus parryii isolate mUroPar1 chromosome 8, mUroPar1.hap1, whole genome shotgun sequence DNA window includes the following coding sequences:
- the Dst gene encoding dystonin isoform X9 has translation MHSSSYSYRSSDSVFSNTTSTRTSLDSNENLLSVHCGPTLINSCISFGNESFDGHRLEMLQQIANRVQRDSVICEDKLILARNALQSDSKRLESGVQFQNEAEIAGYIVECENFLRQHVIDIQILTDGKYYQADQLVQRVAKLRDEILALRNECSSVYSKGRMLTTEQTKLMISGITQSLNSGFAQTLNPCLNSGLTQSLTPSLTSSSVTSGLSSGMTSRLTPSVTPAFTPGFPSGLVPNFSSGVEPNSLQTLKLMQIRKPLLKSSLLDQNLTEEEINMKFVQDLLNWVDEMQVQLDRTEWGSDLPSVESHLENHKNVHRAIEEFESSLKEAKISEIQMTAPLKLTYAEKLHRLESQYAKLLNTSRNQERHLDTLHNFVTRATKELIWLNEKEEEEVAYDWSERNTNIARKKDYHAELMRELDQKEENIKSVQEVAEQLLLENHPARLTIEAYRAAMQTQWSWILQLCQCVEQHIKENTAYFEFFNDAKEATDYLRNLKDAIQRKYSCDRSSGIHKLEDLVQESMEEKEELLQYKSSVASLMGRAKTIIQLKPRNPDCQLKTSIPIKAICDYRQIEITIYKDDECVLANNSHRAKWKVISPTGNEAMVPSVCFTVPPPNKEAVDFANRIEQQYQNVLTLWHESHINMKSVVSWHYLINEIERIRASNVASIKTMLPGEHQQVLSNLQSRFEDFLEDSQESQVFSGSDITQLEKEVNVCKQYYQELLKSAEREEQEESVYNLYISEVRNIRLRLENCEDRLIRQIRTPLERDDLHESVFRITEQEKLKKELERLKDDLGTITNKCEEFFSQAAASSSVPTLRSELSVVVQNMNQVYSMSSTYIEKLKTVNLVLKNTQAAEALVKLYETKLCEEEAVIADKNNIENLISTLKQWRSEVDEKREVFHALEDELQKAKAISDEMFKTYKERDLDFDWHKEKADQLVERWQNVQVQIDNRLRDLEGIGKSLKYYRDTYHPLDDWIQQVETTQRKIQENQPENSKTLATQLNQQKMLVSEIEMKQSKMDECQKYAEQYSAIVKDYELQTMTYRAMVDSQQKSPVKRRRMQSSADLIIQEFMDLRTRYTALVTLMTQYIKFAGDSLKRLEEEEMKRCKETSEHGAYSDLLQRQKATMMENSKLTGKIGELEKMVAELQKQKSRVEEELPKVKEAAENELRKQQRNVEDIALQKIRAESEAKQYRRELETIVREKEAAQRELERVRQLTLEAEAKRAAVEENLLNFRNQLEENTFTRRTLEDHLKRKDLSLNDLEQQKNKLMEELRRKKDSEEELLRLVKQMEKDLAFQKQVAEKQLKEKQKIELEARRKITEIQYSCRENALPACAITQATSCRAGVGIQKENDKQKAEELRQQVDELTIANRKAEKDMRELKYELNALQLEKTSSEEKARLLKDKLDETNNTLQCLKLELERKDQVEEGYSQQLRELSRQLNQTTGKAEEVMQEANDLKKIKHSYQLELESLHHEKGKLQREVDRITRAHTLAERNIQHLNSQVHSFQEEKELSNERGRLCQRRSDHLKEQFEKSHEQLLQNIKAEKENNDKIQKLNKELEKSNECAEMLKQKVDELTRQNNETKLMMQRIQAESKNIVLEKQAIQQRCEALKIQADGFKDQLRNTNEHLHKQTKTEQDFQRKIKSLEEDLAKSQNLVSEFKQKCDQQNIIIQNTEKEVRNLNAELNASKEEKRRGEQKVQFQQAQVQELNNRLKKVQDELHLKTIEEQMTHRKMVLFQEESDKFKRSAEEFRKKMEKLMESKVITENDISGIKLDFASLQRENCRAQENAKLCETNIKDLERQLQRYREQMQQGQHMEANHYQKCRKLEDELMTQKREVENLKQKMDQQIKEHEHQLVLLQCEIQKKNAANNCTFTPEFEMTVKECQHSPEFPSRTTGHLHSTARPPLSRWTQEPQQVEEKWQHRVVEQMPKEVQFRPPGTPIEREKSQQCYSEYFSQTSTELQITFDEKNPITRLSEIEKIRDQALHSCRAPARCQDGTCEMELVKLLAPLEIAKDKQYAVHTEVTTLKQEQNSAPSAKEWMLEGCRGSDGLKRDFLQKGLEPETSQNVNSDLACSVRDDEFKFQGLRDIVTARQLVEAKLLDMRTVEQLRLGLKTVEEVQKILSKFLTKANSIAGLYLESTKEKISFASAAKKIIIDKMMALAFLEAQAATGFIIDPISGQTYSVEDAVLKGVVDPEFRIRLLEAEKAVLGYPYSSKTLSVFQAMENRMLDRQKGKHILEAQIASGGVIDPVRGIRIPPEIALQLGLLNNAILQFLHEPSSNTRVFPNPNNKQALYYSELLRMCVFDVDCQCFLLPFGERDISNLNVEKTHKISVIDVKTGAELTAYEAFQRNLIDKSVYLELSGQQYQWKEATFFESYGHPSQMLIDTKTGLQFNISEAIEQGTIDKALLKKYQEGLITLTELADSLLSRLVPKKDMHSPIAGYWLTASGERISLLKASRRNLVDRTTALRCLEAQVSTGGIIDPLTGKKYRVAEALHRGLVDEGFAQQLRQCELVITGISHPVTNKAMSVAEAVNANIISKEMGIRCLEFQYLTGGLMEPQVHSRLSIEEALQVGIIDVLIATRLKDQKSYNRNIICPRTKRKLNYKEALEKADFDFHTGLKLLEVSEPLMTGISSLYYSS, from the exons ATGCACAGTAGTAGTTACAGCTATCGTAGCAGTGATTCTGTGTTTAGTAACACTACCAGCACTCGAACTAGTCTTGATTCAAATGAAAATCTTCTCTCTGTTCATTGTGGTCCAACACTGATCAACTCCTGCATTAGCTTCGGCAATGAATCCTTTGATGGACACAG GTTGGAAATGCTGCAGCAGATTGCCAACCGAGTTCAGAGGGACAGTGTCATCTGTGAAGACAAACTGATACTTGCCCGAAATGCTCTCCAGTCT GATTCTAAAAGGTTGGAATCAGGTGTACAATTtcaaaatgaagcagaaattgCTGGGTACATAGTTGAATGTGAGAACTTTTTACGCCAGCATGTAATTGATATACAGATTCTTACCGATGGAAAATACTACCAGGCAGATCAGTTGGTACAGAG ggTTGCAAAACTGCGTGATGAAATTTTGGCCTTAAGGAATGAGTGTTCCTCTGTGTACAGCAAAGGACGCATGTTGACAACAGAACAGACCAAGCTCATGATATCAGGAATCACTCAGAGTTTAAACTCAGGATTTGCACAGACCTTAAACCCCTGTCTGAACTCAGGACTGACCCAGAGTTTAACCCCATCCCTGACCTCTTCTAGTGTGACTTCTGGCCTGTCGTCAGGGATGACATCCCGCCTGACTCCATCTGTCACTCCAGCTTTTACACCTGGTTTCCCATCAGGATTAGTTCCAAATTTCAGTTCAGGAGTAGAGCCAAATTCTTTGCAGACTCTGAAATTGATGCAGATCCGAAAACcccttctaaagtcttctttgctGGATCAGAatttaacagaagaagaaatcaacatgAAATTTGTTCAGGATCTTTTGAATTGGGTCGATGAGATGCAG GTGCAGCTGGATCGCACTGAATGGGGCTCAGATTTGCCAAGTGTTGAAAGCCatttagaaaatcataaaaatgttcaCCGAGCTATTGAAGAATTTGAATCTAGCCTTAAAGAAGCTAAAATCAGTGAg ATTCAAATGACAGCACCTCTTAAGCTAACCTATGCAGAAAAGTTGCACAGATTAGAGAGTCAGTATGCAAAACTCTTG AACACATCCAGGAATCAAGAACGGCACCTTGATACACTCCATAATTTTGTAACTCGAGCAACTAAAGAACTTATTTGGTTAaatgaaaaagaggaggaggaagttgCGTATGATTGGAGCGAAAGAAATACCAACATAGCTCGAAAGAAAGATTATCATGCT GAATTAATGAGAGAACTagatcaaaaggaagaaaatattaaatcagtTCAGGAGGTAGCAGAGCAGCTCCTTCTGGAAAATCACCCAGCCCGGTTAACTATTGAG GCCTACAGAGCTGCCATGCAGACTCAGTGGAGCTGGATCTTGCAACTCTGCCAGTGTGTGGAGCAGCACATAAAGGAGAACACTGCATATTTTGAG tTTTTCAATGATGCCAAAGAAGCTACTGATTATTTAAGGAATCTAAAAGACGCCATTCAGCGGAAGTATAGCTGTGATAGATCAAGCGGCATTCACAAGCTGGAAGACCTTGTTCAGGAATCAATG gaagagaaagaagaacttCTACAGTATAAGAGCTCAGTAGCAAGTCTGATGGGGAGAGCAAAAACAATCATTCAGCTGAAGCCAAGGAATCCTGACTGTCAACTCAAAACTTCAATTCCAATCAAAGCTATCTGTGACTACCGACAAATTGAG ATAACCATATACAAAGATGATGAATGTGTTTTGGCAAATAACTCTCATCGTGCTAAATGGAAGGTCATTAGTCCTACTGGGAATGAGGCCATGGTCCCATCTGTGTGCTTCACTGTTCCTCCACCAAATAAAGAAGCAGTTGACTTTGCAAACAG aattgagcAACAGTATCAAAATGTCCTGACTCTTTGGCATGAGTCTCACATTAACATGAAGAGTGTAGTATCCTGGCATTATCTCATCAATGAAATTGAGAGAATTCGAGCTAGCAATGTGGCTTCA ATCAAGACAATGTTGCCTGGTGAACATCAGCAAGTTCTGAGTAATCTCCAGTCTCGTTTTGAAGATTTTCTGGAAGACAGCCAGGAATCCCAAGTATTTTCAGGCTCTGATATAACACAACTCGAAAAGGAAGTTAATGTATGTAAACAGTATTACCAAGAACTTCTTAAGTCTGCAGAAAGAG agGAGCAAGAGGAATCAGTTTATAATCTCTATATCTCTGAAGTTCGAAACATTAGACTTAGATTAGAGAACTGTGAAGATCGACTAATCAGACAGATCCGAACTCCCCTGGAAAGAGATGATTTGCATGAAAGTGTGTTCAGAATCACAGAGCAGGAG AAACTAAAGAAAGAGCTGGAACGACTTAAAGATGATTTAGGAACCATCACAAATAAATGTgaagagtttttcagtcaagcaGCAGCCTCTTCATCTGTTCCTACCCTAAGATCTGAGCTCAGCGTGGTTGTTCAGAACATGAACCAAGTCTATTCTATGTCTTCTACATACATCGAGAA gctgaaaaCAGTTAATTTGGTATTAAAAAACACTCAAGCTGCAGAAGCCCTTGTAAAACTTTATGAAACCAAACTATGTGAAGAAGAAGCAGTTATAGCTGACAAGAATAATATTGAGAATCTAATAAGTACTTTAAAG cAATGGCGGTCTGAAGTTGATGAAAAGAGAGAGGTTTTCCACGCCCTGGAGGATGAGTTGCAGAAGGCAAAGGCCATCAGTGATGAAATGTTTAAGACGTATAAAGAAAGGGACCTTGATTTTGACTGGCACAAGGAAAAAGCAGATCAGTTAGTTGAAAGGTGGCAAAATGTTCAAGTGCAGATTGACAACAG GCTACGGGACTTGGAGGGCATCGGGAAATCACTAAAATATTACAGAGACACCTATCATCCTTTAGATGATTGGATCCAGCAGGTGGAAACTACTCAGAGAAAGATTCAAGAAAATCAGCCTGAAAACAGCAAAACCCTAGCCACACAGTTGAATCAACAGAAG ATGCTGGTgtctgaaatagaaatgaaacaaagcaaaatggaTGAATGTCAAAAATATGCAGAACAATACTCAGCTATAGTAAAG GACTATGAGTTACAAACTATGACCTACCGGGCCATGGTAGATTCACAACAAAAATCTCCAGTGAAACGCCGAAGAATGCAGAGCTCAGCAGATCTCATTATTCAAGAG TTCATGGACCTACGGACCCGGTACACTGCTCTAGTTACCCTCATGACACAATATATTAAATTTGCTGGTGATTCATTGAAAAggctggaagaggaggag ATGAAAAGGTGCAAGGAGACTTCTGAACATGGGGCATACTCAGATCTGCTTCAGCGTCAGAAGGCAACAATGATGGAGAATAGCAAGCTCACAGGAAAGATTGGTGAACTGGAAAAAATGGTAGCGGAACTGCAGAAGCAAAAGTCCCGAGTGGAGGAAGAACTTCCGAAGGTCAAGGAGGCTGCAGAAAATGAGTTGAGAAAGCAGCAGAGAAATGTAGAAGACATAGCCTTGCAGAAGATACGGGCTGAAAGTGAGGCCAAGCAGTACCGCCGGGAACTGGAGACCATTGTGAGGGAGAAGGAAGCCGCACAGCGGGAACTGGAGCGGGTGAGGCAGCTCACCTTAGAGGCCGAGGCCAAAAGAGCAGCTGTGGAAGAAAACCTCCTGAATTTTCGGAATCAGTTAGAGGAGAACACCTTTACAAGAAGAACCTTGGAGGATCATCTGAAAAGGAAAGACTTGAGTCTTAATGATTTGGagcagcaaaaaaataaattgatggaagaattaagaaggaagaaagacagTGAGGAAGAACTCTTGAGGCTGGTAAAGCAGATGGAAAAAGACCTTGCATTTCAAAAACAGGTGGCAGAGAAACAGttgaaggaaaagcaaaaaatCGAATTGGAAGCcagaagaaaaataactgaaattcaGTATTCATGTAGAGAAAATGCTTTGCCTGCTTGTGCAATCACACAGGCTACATCGTGCAGGGCAGGAGTCGGTATTCAGAAAGAGAATGACAAACAGAAAGCTGAGGAACTCAGACAGCAGGTAGATGAACTAACCATCGCCAACAGAAAGGCTGAGAAAGACATGCGGGAGCTGAAGTATGAGCTTAACGCCCTCCAGCTTGAAAAAACCTCATCTGAGGAAAAGGCTCGCTTGCTGAAAGATAAACTGGATGAAACAAATAACACACTACAGTGCCTTAAGCTAGAGCTGGAAAGGAAGGACCAGGTAGAGGAAGGGTattctcagcaactcagagaacTTAGTAGGCAGCTGAACCAAACCACAGGTAAAGCTGAAGAAGTCATGCAAGAAGCCAATGATCTCAAGAAAATAAAGCACAGTTATCAATTAGAATTAGAATCTCTCCATCATGAAAAAGGGAAACTACAAAGAGAAGTAGACAGAATCACTAGAGCACACACGTTAGCTGAGAGGAATATTCAGCATTTAAATTCCCAGGTTCATTCTTTCCAGGAGGAGAAGGAATTGTCAAATGAAAGAGGACGGCTCTGCCAGAGAAGATCAGATCATCTAAAAGAACAGTTTGAGAAAAGCCATGAGCAGTTGCTTCAGAATATTAAagctgagaaagaaaataatgataagaTCCAAAAGCTCAACAAAGAATTGGAAAAGAGTAATGAATGTGCagaaatgctaaaacaaaaagtCGATGAGCTTACTAGGCAGAATAATGAAACCAAATTAATGATGCAGAGAATTCAGGCAGAATCAAAGAATATAGTTTTAGAGAAACAAGCTATCCAGCAAAGATGTGAAGCACTGAAAATTCAGGCAGATGGTTTTAAAGATCAGTTACGAAACACAAATGAGCACTTGCATAAACAGACAAAAACAGAACAGGAtttccagagaaaaattaaaagcctaGAAGAAGACCTGGCCAAGAGTCAAAACTTAGTAAGTGAATTCAAGCAAAAGTGTGACCAACAGAACATTATCATCCAGAACACTGAGAAAGAGGTTAGAAATCTGAACGCTGAGCTGAATGCTTCCAAAGAGGAAAAGCGGAGGGGGGAACAGAAAGTTCAGTTTCAACAGGCTCAGGTGCAAGAGTTAAATAATAGGTTGAAAAAGGTACAAGATGAACTGCACTTAAAGACCATAGAAGAGCAGATGACCCACAGAAAGATGGTTCTGTTTCAGGAAGAGTCTGATAAATTCAAACGTTCAGCAGAGGAGTTTcggaaaaagatggaaaaattaatgGAGTCCAAGGTCATTACTGAAAATGATATTTCAGGCATTAAGCTTGACTTTGCATCTCTTCAGCGGGAAAACTGCAGAGCTCAAGAGAACGCCAAGCTTTGTGAAACGAATATTAAAGATCTTGAAAGGCAGCTCCAGCGGTACCGTGAGCAAATGCAGCAAGGGCAGCACATGGAAGCAAACCACTACCAAAAATGTCGGAAACTTGAGGACGAGCTGATGACCCAGAAGCGTGAAGTTGAAAACCTGAAGCAAAAAATGGATCAGCAGATAAAGGAGCATGAACACCAGTTAGTTTTGCTCCAGTGTGAAATCCAGAAAAAGAACGCAGCCAACAACTGCACCTTCACGCCAGAATTTGAGATGACAGTGAAGGAGTGTCAACACTCTCCAGAGTTCCCCTCTAGGACCACTGGGCACCTTCACTCAACAGCCAGACCACCTCTGTCGAGATGGACTCAAGAACCACAGCAGGTAGAAGAGAAATGGCAGCATCGGGTTGTTGAGCAAATGCCCAAAGAAGTCCAGTTCCGGCCTCCAGGGACTCcaattgagagagagaaaagccagCAGTGTTATTCTGAGTATTTTTCCCAAACAAGTACTGAATTACAGATAACTTTTGATGAGAAAAACCCTATTACAAGGCTAtcagaaatagagaagataagAGATCAAGCCCTGCACAGTTGCCGAGCACCTGCCAGGTGTCAGGATGGCACATGTGAAATGGAGTTGGTGAAGCTCTTGGCACCCTTAGAG ATAGCTAAGGACAAGCAGTATGCTGTGCATACAGAAGTCACAACATTAAAACAAGAACAGAACTCAGCTCCCAGTGCTAAAGAATGGATGCTGGAAGGATGCAGAGGGTCAGATGGACTCAAGAGAGATTTCCTGCAGAAAGGCTTAGAACCAGAGACTTCCCAGAATGTCAATAGTGACCTGGCCTGTTCAGTTAGGGATGATGAATTTAAATTCCAAGGTCTCAGGGATATCGTGACTGCCAGGCAGTTGGTTGAAGCTAAGCTTCTGGACATGAGAACAGTTGAACAGCTCCGACTTGGTCTGAAGACTGTTGAAGAAGTTCAGAAAATTCTTAGCAAGTTTTTGACGAAAGCTAACTCAATTGCAGGCCTTTATTTAGAATCTACAAAAGAAAAGATTTCATTTGCCTCAGCAGCCAAGAAAATCATAATAGACAAAATGATGGCATTAGCCTTTTTAGAAGCTCAGGCTGCAACAGGTTTTATCATTGATCCCATTTCAGGTCAGACATATTCTGTTGAAGATGCTGTGCTCAAAGGGGTTGTTGATCCTGAATTCAGAATTAGGCTCCTTGAGGCAGAGAAGGCAGTCCTTGGATATCCATACTCTTCTAAGACATTGTCAGTGTTTCAAGCTATGGAAAATAGAATGCTTGACAGACAAAAAGGTAAACATATCTTAGAGGCCCAGATTGCCAGTGGGGGTGTCATCGACCCCGTGAGAGGCATTCGTATTCCTCCAGAAATTGCTCTGCAGCTGGGACTATTAAATAATGCCATCTTACAATTTTTACATGAGCCATCCAGCAACACAAGGGTTTTTCCTAATCCCAATAACAAGCAAGCTCTGTATTACTCAGAATTACTGCGAATGTGTGTGTTCGATGTCGATTGCCAGTGCTTTCTGTTGCCATTTGGGGAGAGGGACATTTCCAATCTCAACGTAGAGAAAACTCACAAAATTTCTGTGATAGATGTTAAAACAGGAGCAGAACTGACTGCATATGAAGCTTTCCAGAGAAATCTTATTGACAAAAGTGTTTATCTTGAACTGTCAGGACAGCAGTATCAGTGGAAGGAAGCCACGTTTTTTGAGTCCTATGGGCATCCTTCACAAATGCTGATTGACACTAAAACAGGATTACAGTTCAATATCAGTGAGGCTATAGAGCAGGGAACAATTGACAAAGCCTTGCTCAAAAAATATCAGGAAGGCCTCATCACACTTACAGAACTTGCTGATTCTTTGCTGAGCCGGTTAGTTCCCAAGAAGGATATGCATAGTCCCATCGCAGGCTATTGGCTGACTGCTAGTGGGGAAAGGATCTCTTTACTAAAGGCCTCCAGGAGAAATTTGGTTGATCGTACGACTGCCCTCCGATGCCTTGAAGCCCAGGTCAGCACAGGCGGGATAATTGATCCCCTAACTGGCAAAAAGTACAGGGTGGCTGAAGCTTTGCATAGAGGCCTAGTAGATGAGGGCTTTGCCCAGCAGCTAAGACAGTGTGAGTTAGTTATCACGGGGATTAGCCATCCTGTCACCAACAAAGCAATGTCGGTGGCAGAAGCTGTGAATGCAAATATCATAAGTAAGGAAATGGGAATCCGATGTCTGGAATTTCAGTACTTGACAGGGGGCTTGATGGAGCCTCAGGTTCACTCTCGGTTGTCCATAGAAGAGGCTCTCCAAGTAGGTATCATAGATGTCCTCATTGCCACAAGACTCAAAGATCAAAAATCATATAACCGGAATATAATATGTCCCCGGACCAAAAGAAAGCTGAATTATAAAGAAGCCTTAGAAAAAGCTGACTTTGATTTCCACACAGGACTTAAACTCTTAGAAGTGTCTGAACCTTTGATGACAGGAATTTCCAGCCTGTATTACTCTTCCTAA